A genomic stretch from Hymenobacter psoromatis includes:
- a CDS encoding peptidase encodes MKTRYSEFRFARPWPVLAALLTACAPTAKVPVATAPAPPAAAAAPTPPDYRAQAEAFLATYTAEYVRLYTQSSEAEWTSNTHIVPGDTTNAGRTARANERMAAFAGSAANIARLRELLAHKDQLTPLQTKQLETALYNAANSPQTVADLVKRRIKAEAAQTEKLYGFDYKYAGKSVTTNDIDALLRTETNPRKRQQIWEASKEIGPTLKPGLLNLRDLRNQTVQALGYPDFFSYQASDYGLTREEMMQLVRKLNDELRPLYRELHTYARYELAKKYHAKQVPDYLPASWLPNRWGQDWGSLVTVKGINLNAAIAKKGPEWPVRQAERFYESLGFPALPPSFYEKSSLYPLPPGAAYKKNNHASAWHMDLNQDVRSLMSVEPNTEWYETTHHELGHIYYYLTYTNPDVPPLLRQGANRAYHEAIGSMMGLAAQQKPFLVGLGLVDAKTQTDQTQQLLKEALQYVPFIPFASGVMSEWENAFYAENLPADQLNAKWWALCKQYQGMVPPTPRGEEYLDPATKTHINDDPAQYYDYALSYVLLFQLHDHIARQILHQDPHATNYYGSREVGRFLQDIMRPGSSRDWRVVLKEKTGEDLSARAMVDYFQPLMTYLQAQNKGRNYTM; translated from the coding sequence ATGAAAACGCGCTATTCCGAATTTCGTTTTGCCCGGCCCTGGCCGGTGCTGGCCGCGCTGCTCACCGCCTGCGCCCCCACGGCAAAGGTTCCGGTGGCTACTGCCCCCGCGCCGCCGGCCGCCGCGGCCGCCCCTACCCCTCCCGATTACCGCGCCCAGGCCGAGGCCTTTCTGGCAACTTATACGGCTGAGTATGTGCGCCTCTACACGCAGTCGAGCGAGGCCGAGTGGACCAGCAACACGCACATCGTGCCCGGCGACACCACCAACGCCGGCCGCACCGCCCGCGCCAACGAGCGCATGGCCGCCTTCGCCGGCTCGGCCGCAAACATTGCCCGGCTGCGCGAATTACTGGCCCACAAAGACCAGCTGACGCCGCTGCAAACCAAGCAGCTTGAAACGGCGCTCTACAACGCCGCCAACTCGCCCCAGACCGTGGCCGACCTGGTGAAGCGCCGCATCAAGGCCGAGGCGGCGCAGACCGAAAAGCTCTACGGCTTCGACTATAAATACGCGGGCAAGAGCGTCACTACCAACGACATCGACGCGCTGCTGCGCACCGAAACCAACCCGCGCAAGCGCCAGCAAATCTGGGAGGCCAGCAAAGAAATCGGCCCCACGCTCAAGCCGGGTTTGCTGAACCTGCGCGACCTGCGCAACCAGACCGTGCAGGCGCTGGGCTACCCCGATTTTTTCTCGTACCAGGCCAGTGACTACGGCCTCACCCGCGAGGAAATGATGCAGCTCGTGCGCAAGCTCAACGACGAGCTGCGCCCGCTCTACCGCGAGCTGCACACCTACGCCCGCTACGAATTGGCCAAAAAATACCACGCCAAACAGGTGCCCGACTACCTGCCCGCCTCCTGGCTGCCCAACCGCTGGGGCCAGGACTGGGGCAGCCTGGTGACCGTAAAAGGCATTAACCTCAACGCCGCCATCGCCAAAAAAGGCCCCGAGTGGCCCGTGCGGCAGGCCGAGCGTTTTTACGAAAGCCTGGGCTTCCCGGCGCTGCCGCCCAGCTTCTACGAGAAGAGCAGCCTCTACCCCCTACCCCCCGGCGCGGCCTACAAGAAGAACAACCACGCCTCGGCCTGGCACATGGACCTGAACCAGGACGTGCGCAGCCTGATGAGTGTGGAGCCCAACACCGAGTGGTACGAAACCACCCACCACGAGCTGGGCCACATCTATTACTACCTCACTTACACTAACCCCGACGTGCCGCCGCTGCTGCGCCAGGGCGCCAACCGCGCCTACCACGAAGCCATCGGCAGCATGATGGGCCTGGCGGCCCAGCAAAAGCCCTTTTTGGTGGGCCTGGGGCTGGTGGATGCTAAAACCCAGACCGACCAAACCCAGCAGCTGCTGAAGGAGGCGCTGCAATACGTGCCGTTTATCCCGTTTGCCTCGGGCGTAATGAGCGAGTGGGAAAACGCTTTTTATGCCGAAAACCTGCCCGCCGACCAGCTCAACGCCAAGTGGTGGGCGCTCTGCAAGCAGTATCAGGGCATGGTGCCCCCTACCCCCCGCGGCGAGGAATACCTCGACCCGGCCACCAAAACCCACATCAACGACGACCCCGCGCAGTACTACGACTACGCCCTGAGCTACGTGCTGCTGTTTCAGCTGCACGACCACATTGCCCGCCAGATTCTGCACCAGGACCCGCACGCCACCAACTACTACGGCAGCCGCGAAGTCGGCCGGTTTTTGCAGGATATCATGCGCCCCGGCAGCAGCCGCGACTGGCGCGTGGTGCTGAAAGAAAAGACCGGCGAAGACCTCTCAGCCCGCGCGATGGTGGATTATTTTCAGCCCCTGATGACCTATCTGCAAGCGCAAAACAAGGGGCGCAACTACACGATGTAA
- a CDS encoding 3-beta hydroxysteroid dehydrogenase — protein sequence MRVFVTGASGFVGSAVVQELLGAGHQVLGLARSEEAAQALIAAGAEAHRGSLDDLDSLRRGAAAADGVIHLAYNHNFAEYEAAGQTDQLAIQALGEALAGSDRPMLVTGGLAGFSLGRAATEEDPAPTSPRLSEPTALALAAKGVRASVVRLAPSVHDRNDHGFVPVLIDIARQTGVAAYVGDGNNRWPAVHRLDAARLFRLALEQGVGGVSYHGAADEGIPMRDIAAVIGRHLNLPVVSKTPEEAAAHFGWMARFVGLDMPATSALTQQRLSWHPTQPGLLADLEAHYFES from the coding sequence ATGCGTGTTTTCGTAACCGGCGCTTCGGGTTTTGTCGGCTCGGCCGTGGTGCAGGAATTACTCGGCGCGGGCCACCAGGTGCTCGGCCTCGCTCGCTCGGAGGAGGCGGCCCAGGCGCTAATCGCGGCCGGAGCCGAGGCCCATCGGGGCTCGCTCGACGACCTCGACAGCCTGCGCCGCGGCGCGGCCGCCGCCGATGGCGTCATCCACCTGGCTTATAATCACAACTTTGCCGAATATGAGGCCGCCGGCCAAACGGACCAGCTCGCCATTCAGGCCCTCGGCGAAGCGCTGGCCGGCTCCGACCGGCCTATGCTCGTCACGGGTGGGCTGGCGGGTTTCAGCCTCGGCCGCGCCGCCACGGAAGAGGACCCGGCCCCCACCTCGCCCCGCTTGTCGGAGCCCACGGCGCTGGCCCTGGCGGCAAAAGGCGTGCGCGCGTCGGTGGTGCGCCTGGCGCCCTCCGTCCACGACCGCAATGACCACGGCTTCGTGCCGGTCCTCATCGACATTGCCCGCCAAACGGGCGTGGCGGCCTACGTGGGCGACGGAAATAACCGCTGGCCCGCCGTGCATCGGCTCGATGCGGCCCGCCTTTTCCGGCTGGCGCTGGAGCAGGGGGTAGGCGGGGTCAGCTACCACGGCGCGGCCGACGAGGGCATTCCCATGCGCGACATCGCCGCCGTCATTGGCCGCCACCTGAACCTGCCGGTCGTTTCCAAAACGCCCGAGGAAGCCGCCGCCCACTTCGGTTGGATGGCCCGCTTCGTGGGCCTCGATATGCCCGCTACCAGCGCCCTCACGCAGCAGCGGCTGAGCTGGCACCCCACCCAGCCGGGCCTGCTGGCCGATTTGGAGGCGCATTATTTCGAAAGCTAA
- a CDS encoding oxidoreductase, giving the protein MSKTLLSLVVLLLLGLASHLATAQAAPPTPLRVGIAGLTHTHVHGILGRAKRGDIVIVGIAEPNRELARRYTQQYGLSMDLVYNSLEEMLAKTKPEAVTAFGSIYEHLGVVQACAPKGIHVMVEKPLAVNMDHARQMAALAQKYHIHLLTNYETTWYGSNREAYKLVDQDHALGDIRKLVAHDGHQGPKEIGVNKEFLDWLTDPVQNGGGALPDFGCYGADLMTWFMHGERPLSVTASALHIKPDVYPKVEDDVTILLTYPKAQGIIEASWNWPYARKDLEVYGQTGSVIALDRDHLRVRRTEKEPAKDETVAAPPAPYDEPFAYLAAVVRGTAPEDVLSSLPTNMLVVEILDAARQSAKEGRTVPLPRQGGPQLPAGGSKSSQ; this is encoded by the coding sequence ATGTCCAAAACCCTGCTTTCGCTCGTCGTGCTGCTCCTGTTGGGGCTGGCCAGCCATTTGGCCACTGCCCAAGCCGCGCCCCCTACCCCCTTGCGGGTGGGCATCGCCGGCCTCACGCACACCCACGTGCATGGCATTCTGGGCCGGGCCAAGCGCGGCGATATCGTGATTGTGGGCATTGCCGAGCCCAACCGGGAGCTGGCGCGGCGCTACACGCAGCAGTATGGCCTGAGTATGGACTTGGTGTATAACTCCCTGGAAGAGATGCTGGCCAAGACCAAGCCCGAGGCCGTGACGGCTTTTGGCAGCATTTATGAGCACCTGGGGGTAGTGCAAGCCTGCGCGCCCAAGGGCATTCACGTGATGGTGGAAAAGCCCCTGGCCGTGAATATGGACCACGCCCGCCAGATGGCCGCCCTGGCTCAAAAATACCACATTCACCTGCTCACCAACTACGAAACCACCTGGTACGGCTCCAATCGCGAGGCGTATAAGTTGGTGGACCAGGACCACGCCCTCGGCGATATCCGCAAGCTGGTGGCCCACGATGGGCACCAGGGACCCAAGGAAATCGGGGTGAATAAAGAGTTTCTGGATTGGCTCACCGACCCGGTGCAGAACGGCGGCGGGGCGCTGCCCGACTTTGGCTGCTACGGCGCCGACCTGATGACCTGGTTTATGCACGGCGAGCGGCCCTTGTCGGTGACAGCCAGCGCCTTGCATATCAAGCCCGATGTGTACCCCAAGGTGGAAGACGACGTGACCATCCTGCTCACCTACCCCAAAGCCCAGGGCATTATTGAGGCGTCGTGGAACTGGCCCTACGCCCGCAAAGACCTCGAAGTGTACGGCCAGACCGGCTCGGTCATCGCCCTCGACCGCGACCACCTGCGCGTGCGGCGCACCGAAAAAGAGCCCGCTAAAGACGAAACCGTGGCCGCGCCCCCCGCGCCCTACGACGAGCCCTTTGCCTACCTGGCCGCCGTGGTGCGCGGCACCGCGCCCGAAGACGTGCTCTCCTCGCTCCCCACCAACATGCTGGTAGTCGAGATTCTGGACGCCGCCCGGCAGTCGGCCAAGGAAGGCCGCACGGTGCCGCTGCCCCGGCAGGGTGGGCCGCAACTCCCGGCCGGGGGTAGCAAAAGCAGCCAATAG
- a CDS encoding oxidoreductase, whose amino-acid sequence MSQPRREFLQQVALAGAGALLPRVSWSASSYKRIIGANDRVRVGVVGFSDRHRNTHMPCFLQHYKALNFDVVGVSDIWSKRREEGVALWREKLGHPVAAYRNNDELYASKSVDAVFVGTADFQHALHAIEAVQAGCDAYVEKPFAETMADNRAALKAIKASKQIVQIGSQRRSGANYMAAEQFIKSGKFGPITMVELTWNVNQPGRWRRPELVAQLREADVDWKRYLMNRPAEAYDPRKYLEYRLFWPYSSGLPGQWMSHQIDTVHWFTGLPHPRSVVANGGIYMWKDGRRNWDTITAVFDYGPAADPSTGFQVTFASRMDNGDEHPAEIYYSNGGELNLNTNRVSPTGGLTKPFADAMHLPPNLLPEFSLASTETVVASANTGGDVLTSNHIRNWMECIRSRQPPHAPVEAGYSHSIANIMTTAAAHTGLKATFDAQTQEVMVGGRAFTY is encoded by the coding sequence ATGTCGCAGCCCCGTCGTGAGTTTCTTCAACAAGTGGCCCTGGCCGGCGCGGGCGCTTTATTGCCCCGCGTGAGCTGGTCGGCCAGCAGCTACAAACGCATCATCGGGGCCAATGACCGGGTGCGGGTGGGGGTAGTGGGCTTTTCTGACCGCCACCGCAACACGCACATGCCCTGCTTTTTGCAGCATTATAAAGCGCTGAATTTCGACGTGGTAGGGGTGTCTGATATCTGGAGCAAGCGCCGCGAAGAAGGCGTGGCCCTGTGGCGGGAAAAGCTCGGCCACCCCGTGGCTGCCTACCGCAACAACGACGAGCTCTACGCCAGCAAAAGCGTGGATGCCGTGTTCGTGGGCACCGCCGATTTTCAGCACGCGCTGCACGCCATCGAGGCCGTGCAGGCCGGCTGCGACGCCTACGTGGAGAAGCCCTTTGCCGAAACGATGGCCGACAACCGGGCCGCCCTCAAGGCCATCAAGGCGTCGAAGCAGATTGTGCAAATCGGCTCGCAGCGCCGCAGCGGGGCCAATTATATGGCTGCCGAACAGTTCATCAAGTCGGGCAAATTCGGCCCCATCACGATGGTGGAGCTGACCTGGAACGTGAACCAGCCCGGCCGCTGGCGCCGCCCCGAACTGGTGGCCCAGCTCCGCGAAGCCGATGTGGACTGGAAACGCTACCTGATGAACCGCCCTGCCGAAGCCTACGACCCGCGCAAATACCTGGAATACCGCCTGTTCTGGCCCTACTCGTCGGGCCTGCCGGGTCAGTGGATGAGCCATCAGATTGACACCGTGCACTGGTTTACGGGCCTACCCCACCCGCGCAGCGTGGTGGCCAACGGCGGCATCTACATGTGGAAAGACGGCCGCCGCAACTGGGACACCATCACGGCGGTGTTCGACTACGGCCCGGCCGCCGACCCGAGCACCGGCTTCCAGGTCACGTTTGCCTCGCGCATGGACAACGGCGACGAGCATCCGGCCGAAATCTACTACTCCAACGGCGGCGAGCTGAACCTGAATACCAACCGCGTGTCGCCCACCGGCGGCCTCACCAAGCCCTTCGCCGACGCCATGCACCTGCCGCCCAACCTGCTGCCCGAATTCAGCCTGGCCAGCACCGAAACCGTAGTAGCCTCGGCCAATACCGGCGGCGACGTGCTCACCTCCAACCACATCCGCAACTGGATGGAGTGCATACGCAGCCGCCAACCGCCCCACGCGCCCGTGGAGGCCGGCTACAGCCACTCCATCGCCAACATCATGACCACGGCAGCCGCCCACACCGGCCTCAAAGCCACTTTCGATGCGCAGACGCAGGAGGTGATGGTAGGGGGTAGGGCATTCACGTATTGA
- a CDS encoding transcriptional regulator yields the protein MTSRPLAELRAKLAPEAGSAPNTLLPTDQQREVGLFNVFNVADLMLANRDRPPMTFDRRAFYKISLMRGRSRIEFADQVVDVADCALWFASSRVPYRWLPHDQDQTGYFCLFTEGFLLPARGRTVVDELPVFQPGAYPLFPVTEAEYAAIGSIFQKMTQEIASDYPYKYDLLRAYLLELIHLVQKFQPAPALVPAHSASGRVAARFTDLLERQFPLESPQQRLRLRTATDFAGQLAVHVNHLNRVLKETTGHTTTALISSRVAQEAKILLKQTSWTVSEIADGLGFADVAHFCNFFKRHTSLTPGDFRG from the coding sequence ATGACTTCTCGCCCGCTCGCCGAGCTGCGTGCCAAACTGGCTCCCGAGGCCGGCAGCGCCCCAAATACCCTGCTGCCGACCGACCAGCAGCGGGAAGTCGGCCTGTTCAACGTCTTCAACGTGGCCGACCTGATGCTGGCCAACCGCGACCGCCCGCCGATGACCTTCGACCGGCGGGCGTTCTATAAAATCAGCCTCATGCGCGGCCGCAGCCGGATAGAATTTGCCGACCAGGTGGTGGACGTGGCCGATTGCGCCCTGTGGTTTGCCTCCTCGCGCGTGCCCTATCGCTGGCTACCGCACGACCAGGACCAGACCGGCTATTTCTGCCTCTTCACCGAGGGGTTTTTGCTGCCCGCCAGGGGCCGCACGGTGGTGGATGAGCTGCCGGTTTTTCAACCCGGCGCTTACCCCTTGTTCCCGGTGACGGAGGCCGAATATGCGGCTATTGGGTCGATTTTTCAGAAGATGACCCAGGAAATCGCGTCCGACTACCCCTACAAATACGACCTGCTGCGCGCCTACTTGCTGGAGCTCATTCACCTGGTGCAGAAGTTTCAGCCCGCCCCGGCGCTGGTGCCCGCGCACTCGGCATCGGGGCGGGTAGCGGCCCGGTTCACCGACTTGCTGGAGCGGCAGTTTCCGCTGGAATCGCCGCAGCAGCGCCTGCGCCTGCGCACGGCCACCGACTTTGCCGGCCAGCTGGCCGTGCACGTCAACCACCTCAACCGGGTGCTCAAAGAAACCACCGGCCACACCACCACGGCCCTGATTAGTAGCCGGGTGGCGCAGGAAGCCAAAATCCTGCTTAAGCAAACAAGCTGGACCGTCTCCGAAATTGCCGACGGCCTGGGCTTCGCCGACGTGGCGCACTTCTGCAACTTCTTCAAGCGCCACACCAGCCTGACGCCGGGCGATTTCCGGGGGTAG